A stretch of the Microcebus murinus isolate Inina chromosome 6, M.murinus_Inina_mat1.0, whole genome shotgun sequence genome encodes the following:
- the PSMB5 gene encoding proteasome subunit beta type-5, giving the protein MALASVLEKQLPVNQSGFFGLGGRADLLDLGPGSPSDGLNLVAPSWGVQEEPGIEMLHGTTTLAFKFHHGVIVAADSRATAGAYIASQTVKKVIEINPYLLGTMAGGAADCSFWERLLARQCRIYELRNKERISVAAASKLLANMVYQYKGMGLSMGTMICGWDKRGPGLYYVDSEGNRISGATFSVGSGSVYAYGVMDRGYSYDLEVEEAYDLARRAIYQATYRDAYSGGAVNLYHVREDGWIRVSSDNVADLHDKYSESTA; this is encoded by the exons ATGGCGCTGGCCAGCGTGTTGGAAAAGCAGCTACCGGTGAACCAGAGCGGGTTTTTCGGACTCGGGGGTCGTGCAGATCTGCTGGATCTGGGCCCAGGGAGTCCCAGTGATGGGCTGAACCTGGTAGCGCCGAGCTGGGGTGTCCAAGAGGAGCCGGGAATCGAAATGCTTCATGGAACCACCACTCTGGCCTTCAAG TTCCATCATGGAGTCATAGTTGCCGCTGACTCCAGGGCTACAGCAGGTGCTTACATTGCCTCCCAGACGGTGAAGAAGGTGATAGAGATCAACCCCTACCTGCTGGGCACCATGGCTGGGGGTGCAGCGGATTGCAGCTTTTGGGAACGGCTGTTGGCTCGGCAGTGTCGAATATACGAGCTTAGAAACAAGGAACGCATCTCAGTAGCAGCGGCCTCCAAGCTGCTTGCCAACATGGTGTATCAGTATAAAGGCATGGGGCTGTCCATGGGCACCATGATCTGTGGCTGGGATAAGAGGGGCCCTG GCCTCTATTACGTGGACAGTGAAGGGAACCGGATCTCGGGGGCCACCTTCTCTGTAGGTTCTGGCTCTGTGTATGCTTATGGGGTCATGGATCGTGGCTACTCCTATGACCTGGAAGTGGAGGAGGCTTATGATCTGGCCCGTCGAGCCATCTACCAAGCCACCTACAGAGATGCCTACTCAGGAGGTGCTGTCAACCTCTACCATGTGCGGGAGGATGGCTGGATCCGAGTCTCCAGTGACAATGTAGCTGACCTACATGACAAGTATAGTGAATCTACTGCCTGA
- the PSMB11 gene encoding proteasome subunit beta type-11, with the protein MALQDVCKWQAPDTQRPSPHLPQSGGWAVPRGCDPQAFLQTHGPQLAHGTTTLAFRFRHGVIAAADTRSSCGSYVACPASLKVIPVHRHLLGTTSGTSADCATWYRVLQRELRLRVLREGQLPSVASAAKLLSAMMSRYRGLDLCVATALCGWDCSGPALFYVYSDGTRLKGDIFSVGSGSPYAYGVLDRGYRYDMTTQEAYALARRAVAHATHRDAYSGGSVDLFHVRESGWEYVSRNDACVLYTQLQKLGEPEPEEEASQAHLEPATTHRAGEDGELSAGAGEVTPGDSRMSAGTEML; encoded by the coding sequence ATGGCTCTGCAAGATGTGTGCAAGTGGCAGGCGCCTGACACCCAGAGACCATCACCTCACCTGCCCCAGTCTGGTGGCTGGGCCGTGCCCCGGGGCTGTGACCCTCAAGCCTTCCTGCAGACCCATGGCCCCCAGCTGGCCCACGGCACCACCACCCTGGCCTTCCGCTTCCGTCACGGAGTCATAGCCGCGGCCGACACACGCTCCTCCTGTGGCAGCTACGTGGCATGTCCAGCCTCACTCAAGGTCATCCCTGTGCACCGGCACCTCCTGGGTACTACCTCTGGCACCTCGGCCGACTGTGCCACATGGTATCGGGTGCTACAGCGGGAGCTCCGGCTTCGGGTACTGAGGGAGGGTCAGCTGCCCAGCGTGGCCAGCGCTGCCAAGCTCTTATCAGCCATGATGTCCCGCTACCGGGGGCTGGATCTGTGTGTGGCCACTGCCCTGTGCGGCTGGGACTGCTCTGGTCCTGCCCTCTTCTATGTCTACAGCGATGGCACCCGCCTGAAGGGGGACATCTTCTCAGTGGGCTCTGGATCTCCCTATGCCTACGGCGTGCTAGACCGTGGCTACCGCTATGACATGACCACCCAGGAAGCCTACGCCCTGGCTCGACGCGCTGTGGCCCACGCCACCCACCGGGATGCCTATTCAGGGGGCTCTGTAGACCTTTTCCACGTGCGGGAGAGTGGATGGGAGTATGTGTCGCGCAACGATGCCTGTGTGCTGTACACGCAGCTGCAGAAGCTCGGGGAGCCAGAACCAGAAGAGGAGGCCAGCCAGGCCCATCTTGAGCCTGCCACTACCCACAGAGCTGGAGAAGATGGAGAACTCTCTGCGGGAGCCGGGGAGGTGACACCAGGAGACTCCAGGATGTCAGCAGGGACTGAGATGCTGTGA
- the ACIN1 gene encoding apoptotic chromatin condensation inducer in the nucleus isoform X6 translates to MSPADRCRSANTIEPATTNSLALFLLLLQRDQSSRTRGLPEEKEEVTMDTSENRPENDVPEPPMPIADQVSNDERPEGSAEDEEKKESLLPKSFKRKISVVSATKGVPAGNSDTEGGQPSRKRRWGASTATTQKKPSISITTESLKSLIPDIKPLAGQEAVVDLHADDSRISEDETERNGDDGTHDKGLKICRTVTQVVPAEGQENGQREEEEEEEPEAEPPVPPQVSVEVALPPPVEHEVKKVTLGDTLTRRSISQQKSGVSITIDDPVRTAQVPSPPRGKISNIVHISNLVRPFTLGQLKELLGRTGTLVEEAFWIDKIKSHCFVTYSTVEEAVATRTALHGVKWPQSNPKFLCADYAEQDELDYHRGLLVDRPSETKTEEQGIPRPLHPPPPPPVQPPQHPRAEQREQERAVREQWAEREREMERRERTRSEREWDRDKVREGPRSRSRSRDRRRKERAKSKEKKSEKKEKAQEEPPAKLLDDLFRKTKAAPCIYWLPLTDSQIVQKEAERAERAKEREKRRKEQEEEEQKEREKEAERERNRQLEREKRREHSRERDRERERERERDRVDRERDRERDRERGRERDRRDTKRHSRSRSRSTPVRDRGGRR, encoded by the exons ATGTCTCCGGCTGATCGCTGCCGCTCCGCCAATACAATAGAGCCAGCCACTACCAACAGCCtggccctcttcctcctccttctccagagAGACCAATCCAGCCGAACTCGGGGTTTGCC tgaggagaaggaggaagtgaCCATGGACACAAGTGAAAACAGACCTGAAAATGATGTTCCAGAGCCTCCCATGCCTATTGCAGACCAAGTCAGCAACGATGAGCGCCCAGAGGGCAGTGCTGAAgatgaggagaagaaagag AGCTTGCTGCCCAAATCATTCAAGAGGAAGATCTCCGTTGTCT CAGCTACCAAGGGGGTGCCAGCTGGAAACAGTGACACAGAGGGGGGCCAGCCTAGTCGGAAACGACGTTGGGGAGCCAGCACAGCCACCACACAGAAGAAACCTTCCATCAGTATCACCACTGAGTCACTCaag AGCCTCATCCCCGACATCAAACCCCTGGCGGGGCAGGAGGCTGTTGTGGATCTTCATGCTGATGACTCCCGCATCTCTGAGGATGAGACAGAGCGTAATGGCGACGACGGGACCCATGACAAGGGGCTAAAAATATGTCGGACAGTCACTCAG GTAGTGCCTGCAGAGGGTCAGGAGAATggacagagggaagaagaggaagaagaggaaccTGAAGCAGAACCTCCTGTACCTCCCCAGGTGTCAGTAGAGGTGGCCTTGCCCCCACCTGTGGAGCATGAAGTAAAGAAAG TGACTTTAGGAGATACCTTAACTAGACGTTCCATTAGCCAGCAGAAGTCTGGAGTTTCTATTACAATTGATGACCCAGTCCGAACTGCCCAGGTGCCCTCCCCACCCCGGGGCAAGATCAGCAACATTGTCCATATCTCCAATTTG GTTCGTCCCTTCACTTTAGGCCAACTGAAGGAGTTGTTGGGGCGTACAGGAACCTTGGTGGAAGAGGCCTTCTGGATTGACAAGATCAAATCTCATTGCTTTGTAACG TACTCAACAGTAGAGGAAGCCGTTGCCACCCGCACAGCTCTGCATGGGGTCAAATGGCCCCAGTCCAATCCCAAATTTCTTTGTGCTGACTATGCTGAGCAAGATGAG CTGGATTATCATCGGGGCCTCTTGGTGGACCGTCCCTCTGAAACTAAGACAGAGGAGCAAGGGATACCACGGCCCctgcaccccccgcccccacccccggtCCAGCCACCACAGCATCCCCGGGCAGAGCAGCGGGAGCAGGAGCGGGCGGTGCGGGAACAGTGGGCAGAGCGGGAACGGGAAATGGAGCGGCGGGAACGAACTCGATCAGAGCGTGAATGGGATCGGGACAAAGTTCGAGAAGGTCCCCGTTCTCGATCACGGTCCCGTGATCGCCGCCGCAAGGAACGAGCGAAGTctaaagaaaagaagagtgaaaAGAAAG AGAAAGCCCAGGAGGAACCACCCGCCAAGCTGCTGGACGACCTTTTCCGAAAGACCAAGGCAGCTCCCTGCATCTATTGGCTCCCACTGACTGACAGTCAG ATTGTTCAGAAGGAGGCAGAGCGGGCTGAACGGGCCAAGGAGCGGGAGAAGCGGCGAAAGGAGCAAGAAGAAGAAGAGCAGAAGGAGCGGGAGAAGGAAGCTGAGCGGGAACGGAACAGACAACTGGAGCGAGAGAAACGGCGGGAGCACAGCcgagagagggacagggagagagagagggaaagggagcgTGACAGGGTGGACCGAGAACGTGATAGAGAAAGGGACCGGGAACGAGGCAGGGAGAGGGATCGCAGAGACACCAAGCGCCACAGCAGAAGCCGGAGTCGGAGCACACCTGTGCGGGACCGGGGTGGGCGCCGCTAG
- the CDH24 gene encoding cadherin-24 isoform X2 — translation MWGLVRLLLAWLGGWGCMGHLAAPARAWAGSRGHPGPALLRTRRSWVWNQFFVIEEYAGPEPVLIGKLHSDVDRGEGRTKYLLTGEGAGTVFVIDEATGNIHVTKSLDREEKAQYVLLAQAVDRASNRPLEPPSEFIIKVQDINDNPPIFPLGPYHATVPEMSNVGTSVIQVTAHDADDPSYGNSAKLVYTILDGLPFFSVDPQTGVVRTAIPNMDRETQEEFLVVIQAKDMGGHMGGLSGSTTVTVTLSDVNDNPPKFPQSLYQFSVVETAGPGTLVGRLRAQDPDLGDNALMAYSILDGEGSEAFSISTDSQGRDGLLTVRKPLDFETRRSYSFRVEATNTLIDPAYLRRGPFKDVASVRVAVQDAPEPPAFTQAAYLLAVPENKAPGTLVGQISAADLDSPASPIRYSILPHSDPERCFSIEPEDGTIRTATLLDREARVWHNLTVLATELGWSRGLGKSWAPPLGAKWERTSSPSQRALLGALPGPQDSSAQASRVQVAIQTLDENDNAPQLAEPYDTFVCDSAAPGQLIQVIRALDRDEDGNSSRVSFQGPLGPDANFTIRDNRDGSASLLLPSRPAPPRQAPYLVPIELWDWGHPALSSTATVTVSVCRCRPDGSVASCRPEAQLSATGLSTGALLAIVTCVGALLALVVLFVALRRQKQEALMVLEEEDVRENIITYDDEGGGEEDTEAFDITALQNPDGAAPPAPGPATRRDVLPRARAPRQPRPPGPADVAQLLALRLREADEDPSVPPYDSVQVYGYEGRGSSCGSLSSLGSGSEAGGAPGPPEPLDDWGPLFRTLAELYGAKEPPGP, via the exons ATGTGGGGCCTGGTGAGGCTtctgctggcctggctgggtggctggggctgCATGGGGCATCTGGCAGCCCCAGCCCGGGCTTGGGCCGGGTCCCGGGGGCACCCAGGCCCTGCACTGCTGAGGACCCGAAGGAGCTGGGTATGGAACCAGTTCTTTGTCATTGAGGAATATGCCGGTCCAGAACCTGTCCTCATTGGCAAG CTGCACTCGGATGTTGACCGGGGAGAGGGCCGCACCAAGTACCTGTTGaccggggagggggcaggtacCGTATTTGTGATTGACGAAGCCACAGGCAATATCCATGTCACCAAGAGCCTGGATCGAGAAGAGAAGGCACAATATGTGCTGCTGGCCCAAGCTGTGGACCGAGCCTCCAACCGGCCCCTGGAGCCACCATCAGAGTTCATCATCAAAGTGCAAGACATCAATGACAATCCACCCATTTTTCCCCTCGGGCCCTACCACGCCACAGTGCCCGAGATGTCTAATGTTG GGACATCAGTAATCCAGGTGACTGCTCATGATGCCGATGACCCAAGCTATGGGAACAGTGCCAAGCTGGTGTACACCATTCTGGATGGACTGCCTTTCTTCTCTGTGGACCCCCAGACTG GAGTGGTGCGGACAGCCATCCCCAACATGGACCGGGAAACACAGGAGGAGTTCTTGGTGGTGATCCAGGCCAAGGACATGGGCGGCCACATGGGGGGGCTGTCGGGCAGCACTACGGTGACCGTCACCCTCAGTGATGTCAACGACAACCCCCCCAAGTTCCCTCAGA GCCTGTATCAGTTCTCTGTGGTGGAGACAGCTGGGCCTGGCACGCTGGTGGGCCGGCTTCGGGCCCAAGACCCAGACCTGGGGGACAACGCCCTCATGGCATACAGCATCCTGGACGGGGAGGGGTCTGAGGCCTTCAGCATCAGCACAGACTCCCAGGGACGAGACGGGCTCCTCACTGTCCGCAAG CCGCTGGACTTTGAGACCCGACGCTCCTACTCCTTCCGCGTGGAGGCCACCAACACGCTCATCGACCCAGCCTATCTTCGGCGAGGGCCCTTCAAGGATGTGGCCTCTGTGCGTgtggctgtgcaggatgccccaGAGCCCCCTGCCTTTACCCAGGCTGCCTACCTCCTGGCCGTGCCCGAGAACAAGGCTCCTGGGACCCTGGTGGGCCAGATCTCCGCTGCTGACCTGGACTCCCCCGCCAGCCCGATCAG ATACTCCATCCTCCCCCACTCGGACCCAGAGCGCTGCTTCTCTATCGAGCCCGAAGACGGCACCATCCGCACAGCCACGCTCCTGGACCGCGAGGCTCGTGTCTGGCACAACCTCACTGTGCTGGCCACAGAGCTCG GCTGGAGCCGGGGGCTGGGAAAGAGCTGGGCACCTCCTCTGGGAGCTAAGTGGGAGCGCACCAGCAGCCCCTCCCAGAGAGCCCTCTTGGGAGCCCTGCCGGGACCCCAAG ACAGCTCTGCACAGGCCTCCCGCGTGCAAGTGGCCATCCAGACCCTGGATGAAAATGACAATGCCCCCCAGCTGGCTGAGCCCTATGACACCTTTGTGTGTGATTCTGCAGCCCCTGGCCAG CTGATTCAGGTCATCCGGGCCCTGGACAGAGACGAAGATGGCAACAGTAGTCGTGTCTCCTTTCAAGGTCCCCTGGGCCCTGATGCCAACTTTACTATCCGAGATAACCGAG ACGGCTCGGCCAGCCTGCTGCTGCCCTCCCGCCCCGCTCCGCCCCGCCAGGCACCCTATCTGGTTCCCATAGAACTGTGGGACTGGGGGCATCCCGCACTGAGCAGCACTGCCACGGTGACTGTCAGCGTGTGCCGCTGCCGGCCTGATGGTTCTGTGGCATCCTGCCGGCCCGAGGCTCAGCTCTCAGCCACTGGGCTCAGCACTGGTGCCCTGCTTGCCATCGTCACCTGTGTGGGTGCCCTGCTTG CCCTGGTGGTGCTCTTCGTGGCCCTGCGGCGGCAGAAGCAAGAAGCACTGATGGTACTGGAGGAGGAGGATGTCCGCGAGAACATCATCACCTACGACGACGAGGGCGGAGGCGAGGAGGACACCGAGGCCTTTGACATCACGGCCCTGCAGAACCCCGATGGGGCGGCCCCGCCGGCGCCCGGCCCCGCCACGCGCCGCGATGTGCTGCCCCGGGCCCGGGCGCCGCGCCAGCCCAGGCCACCGGGCCCTGCCGACGTGGCCCAGCTCCTGGCACTGCGGCTGCGCGAGGCGGACGAGGACCCCAGCGTGCCCCCGTACGACTCGGTGCAGGTGTACGGCTACGAGGGCCGGGGCTCCTCCTGCGGCTCCCTCAGCTCCTTGGGCTCCGGCAGCGAAGCCGGCGGCGCCCCCGGCCCCCCAGAGCCGCTGGACGACTGGGGTCCGCTCTTCCGCACCCTGGCCGAGCTGTACGGGGCCAAGGAGCCCCCGGGCCCCTGA
- the CDH24 gene encoding cadherin-24 isoform X1 yields the protein MWGLVRLLLAWLGGWGCMGHLAAPARAWAGSRGHPGPALLRTRRSWVWNQFFVIEEYAGPEPVLIGKLHSDVDRGEGRTKYLLTGEGAGTVFVIDEATGNIHVTKSLDREEKAQYVLLAQAVDRASNRPLEPPSEFIIKVQDINDNPPIFPLGPYHATVPEMSNVGTSVIQVTAHDADDPSYGNSAKLVYTILDGLPFFSVDPQTGVVRTAIPNMDRETQEEFLVVIQAKDMGGHMGGLSGSTTVTVTLSDVNDNPPKFPQSLYQFSVVETAGPGTLVGRLRAQDPDLGDNALMAYSILDGEGSEAFSISTDSQGRDGLLTVRKPLDFETRRSYSFRVEATNTLIDPAYLRRGPFKDVASVRVAVQDAPEPPAFTQAAYLLAVPENKAPGTLVGQISAADLDSPASPIRYSILPHSDPERCFSIEPEDGTIRTATLLDREARVWHNLTVLATELDSSAQASRVQVAIQTLDENDNAPQLAEPYDTFVCDSAAPGQLIQVIRALDRDEDGNSSRVSFQGPLGPDANFTIRDNRDGSASLLLPSRPAPPRQAPYLVPIELWDWGHPALSSTATVTVSVCRCRPDGSVASCRPEAQLSATGLSTGALLAIVTCVGALLALVVLFVALRRQKQEALMVLEEEDVRENIITYDDEGGGEEDTEAFDITALQNPDGAAPPAPGPATRRDVLPRARAPRQPRPPGPADVAQLLALRLREADEDPSVPPYDSVQVYGYEGRGSSCGSLSSLGSGSEAGGAPGPPEPLDDWGPLFRTLAELYGAKEPPGP from the exons ATGTGGGGCCTGGTGAGGCTtctgctggcctggctgggtggctggggctgCATGGGGCATCTGGCAGCCCCAGCCCGGGCTTGGGCCGGGTCCCGGGGGCACCCAGGCCCTGCACTGCTGAGGACCCGAAGGAGCTGGGTATGGAACCAGTTCTTTGTCATTGAGGAATATGCCGGTCCAGAACCTGTCCTCATTGGCAAG CTGCACTCGGATGTTGACCGGGGAGAGGGCCGCACCAAGTACCTGTTGaccggggagggggcaggtacCGTATTTGTGATTGACGAAGCCACAGGCAATATCCATGTCACCAAGAGCCTGGATCGAGAAGAGAAGGCACAATATGTGCTGCTGGCCCAAGCTGTGGACCGAGCCTCCAACCGGCCCCTGGAGCCACCATCAGAGTTCATCATCAAAGTGCAAGACATCAATGACAATCCACCCATTTTTCCCCTCGGGCCCTACCACGCCACAGTGCCCGAGATGTCTAATGTTG GGACATCAGTAATCCAGGTGACTGCTCATGATGCCGATGACCCAAGCTATGGGAACAGTGCCAAGCTGGTGTACACCATTCTGGATGGACTGCCTTTCTTCTCTGTGGACCCCCAGACTG GAGTGGTGCGGACAGCCATCCCCAACATGGACCGGGAAACACAGGAGGAGTTCTTGGTGGTGATCCAGGCCAAGGACATGGGCGGCCACATGGGGGGGCTGTCGGGCAGCACTACGGTGACCGTCACCCTCAGTGATGTCAACGACAACCCCCCCAAGTTCCCTCAGA GCCTGTATCAGTTCTCTGTGGTGGAGACAGCTGGGCCTGGCACGCTGGTGGGCCGGCTTCGGGCCCAAGACCCAGACCTGGGGGACAACGCCCTCATGGCATACAGCATCCTGGACGGGGAGGGGTCTGAGGCCTTCAGCATCAGCACAGACTCCCAGGGACGAGACGGGCTCCTCACTGTCCGCAAG CCGCTGGACTTTGAGACCCGACGCTCCTACTCCTTCCGCGTGGAGGCCACCAACACGCTCATCGACCCAGCCTATCTTCGGCGAGGGCCCTTCAAGGATGTGGCCTCTGTGCGTgtggctgtgcaggatgccccaGAGCCCCCTGCCTTTACCCAGGCTGCCTACCTCCTGGCCGTGCCCGAGAACAAGGCTCCTGGGACCCTGGTGGGCCAGATCTCCGCTGCTGACCTGGACTCCCCCGCCAGCCCGATCAG ATACTCCATCCTCCCCCACTCGGACCCAGAGCGCTGCTTCTCTATCGAGCCCGAAGACGGCACCATCCGCACAGCCACGCTCCTGGACCGCGAGGCTCGTGTCTGGCACAACCTCACTGTGCTGGCCACAGAGCTCG ACAGCTCTGCACAGGCCTCCCGCGTGCAAGTGGCCATCCAGACCCTGGATGAAAATGACAATGCCCCCCAGCTGGCTGAGCCCTATGACACCTTTGTGTGTGATTCTGCAGCCCCTGGCCAG CTGATTCAGGTCATCCGGGCCCTGGACAGAGACGAAGATGGCAACAGTAGTCGTGTCTCCTTTCAAGGTCCCCTGGGCCCTGATGCCAACTTTACTATCCGAGATAACCGAG ACGGCTCGGCCAGCCTGCTGCTGCCCTCCCGCCCCGCTCCGCCCCGCCAGGCACCCTATCTGGTTCCCATAGAACTGTGGGACTGGGGGCATCCCGCACTGAGCAGCACTGCCACGGTGACTGTCAGCGTGTGCCGCTGCCGGCCTGATGGTTCTGTGGCATCCTGCCGGCCCGAGGCTCAGCTCTCAGCCACTGGGCTCAGCACTGGTGCCCTGCTTGCCATCGTCACCTGTGTGGGTGCCCTGCTTG CCCTGGTGGTGCTCTTCGTGGCCCTGCGGCGGCAGAAGCAAGAAGCACTGATGGTACTGGAGGAGGAGGATGTCCGCGAGAACATCATCACCTACGACGACGAGGGCGGAGGCGAGGAGGACACCGAGGCCTTTGACATCACGGCCCTGCAGAACCCCGATGGGGCGGCCCCGCCGGCGCCCGGCCCCGCCACGCGCCGCGATGTGCTGCCCCGGGCCCGGGCGCCGCGCCAGCCCAGGCCACCGGGCCCTGCCGACGTGGCCCAGCTCCTGGCACTGCGGCTGCGCGAGGCGGACGAGGACCCCAGCGTGCCCCCGTACGACTCGGTGCAGGTGTACGGCTACGAGGGCCGGGGCTCCTCCTGCGGCTCCCTCAGCTCCTTGGGCTCCGGCAGCGAAGCCGGCGGCGCCCCCGGCCCCCCAGAGCCGCTGGACGACTGGGGTCCGCTCTTCCGCACCCTGGCCGAGCTGTACGGGGCCAAGGAGCCCCCGGGCCCCTGA
- the ACIN1 gene encoding apoptotic chromatin condensation inducer in the nucleus isoform X5: MLASPHHHHLPFHLPFFGSPVAASRFSLSGSGGWGGGDGILGQGRWFLKIFRIFFVWFLLFLPFQKGINSTSRGRKKIMLSESKEGEEKEEVTMDTSENRPENDVPEPPMPIADQVSNDERPEGSAEDEEKKESLLPKSFKRKISVVSATKGVPAGNSDTEGGQPSRKRRWGASTATTQKKPSISITTESLKSLIPDIKPLAGQEAVVDLHADDSRISEDETERNGDDGTHDKGLKICRTVTQVVPAEGQENGQREEEEEEEPEAEPPVPPQVSVEVALPPPVEHEVKKVTLGDTLTRRSISQQKSGVSITIDDPVRTAQVPSPPRGKISNIVHISNLVRPFTLGQLKELLGRTGTLVEEAFWIDKIKSHCFVTYSTVEEAVATRTALHGVKWPQSNPKFLCADYAEQDELDYHRGLLVDRPSETKTEEQGIPRPLHPPPPPPVQPPQHPRAEQREQERAVREQWAEREREMERRERTRSEREWDRDKVREGPRSRSRSRDRRRKERAKSKEKKSEKKEKAQEEPPAKLLDDLFRKTKAAPCIYWLPLTDSQIVQKEAERAERAKEREKRRKEQEEEEQKEREKEAERERNRQLEREKRREHSRERDRERERERERDRVDRERDRERDRERGRERDRRDTKRHSRSRSRSTPVRDRGGRR, from the exons ATGTTAGCCTCCCcgcaccaccaccacctccccttCCATTTACCATTTTTTGGATCCCCAGTTGCTGCATCTCGATTTTCTCTCTCTGGATCgggtggctggggaggaggtgatgggatCTTGGGACAAGGaaggtggtttttaaaaatttttaggattttttttgtttggtttttattatttcttccattccaGAAAGGGATAAACAGCACTTccagggggagaaaaaaaatcatgttatcaGAAAGCAAAGAAGG tgaggagaaggaggaagtgaCCATGGACACAAGTGAAAACAGACCTGAAAATGATGTTCCAGAGCCTCCCATGCCTATTGCAGACCAAGTCAGCAACGATGAGCGCCCAGAGGGCAGTGCTGAAgatgaggagaagaaagag AGCTTGCTGCCCAAATCATTCAAGAGGAAGATCTCCGTTGTCT CAGCTACCAAGGGGGTGCCAGCTGGAAACAGTGACACAGAGGGGGGCCAGCCTAGTCGGAAACGACGTTGGGGAGCCAGCACAGCCACCACACAGAAGAAACCTTCCATCAGTATCACCACTGAGTCACTCaag AGCCTCATCCCCGACATCAAACCCCTGGCGGGGCAGGAGGCTGTTGTGGATCTTCATGCTGATGACTCCCGCATCTCTGAGGATGAGACAGAGCGTAATGGCGACGACGGGACCCATGACAAGGGGCTAAAAATATGTCGGACAGTCACTCAG GTAGTGCCTGCAGAGGGTCAGGAGAATggacagagggaagaagaggaagaagaggaaccTGAAGCAGAACCTCCTGTACCTCCCCAGGTGTCAGTAGAGGTGGCCTTGCCCCCACCTGTGGAGCATGAAGTAAAGAAAG TGACTTTAGGAGATACCTTAACTAGACGTTCCATTAGCCAGCAGAAGTCTGGAGTTTCTATTACAATTGATGACCCAGTCCGAACTGCCCAGGTGCCCTCCCCACCCCGGGGCAAGATCAGCAACATTGTCCATATCTCCAATTTG GTTCGTCCCTTCACTTTAGGCCAACTGAAGGAGTTGTTGGGGCGTACAGGAACCTTGGTGGAAGAGGCCTTCTGGATTGACAAGATCAAATCTCATTGCTTTGTAACG TACTCAACAGTAGAGGAAGCCGTTGCCACCCGCACAGCTCTGCATGGGGTCAAATGGCCCCAGTCCAATCCCAAATTTCTTTGTGCTGACTATGCTGAGCAAGATGAG CTGGATTATCATCGGGGCCTCTTGGTGGACCGTCCCTCTGAAACTAAGACAGAGGAGCAAGGGATACCACGGCCCctgcaccccccgcccccacccccggtCCAGCCACCACAGCATCCCCGGGCAGAGCAGCGGGAGCAGGAGCGGGCGGTGCGGGAACAGTGGGCAGAGCGGGAACGGGAAATGGAGCGGCGGGAACGAACTCGATCAGAGCGTGAATGGGATCGGGACAAAGTTCGAGAAGGTCCCCGTTCTCGATCACGGTCCCGTGATCGCCGCCGCAAGGAACGAGCGAAGTctaaagaaaagaagagtgaaaAGAAAG AGAAAGCCCAGGAGGAACCACCCGCCAAGCTGCTGGACGACCTTTTCCGAAAGACCAAGGCAGCTCCCTGCATCTATTGGCTCCCACTGACTGACAGTCAG ATTGTTCAGAAGGAGGCAGAGCGGGCTGAACGGGCCAAGGAGCGGGAGAAGCGGCGAAAGGAGCAAGAAGAAGAAGAGCAGAAGGAGCGGGAGAAGGAAGCTGAGCGGGAACGGAACAGACAACTGGAGCGAGAGAAACGGCGGGAGCACAGCcgagagagggacagggagagagagagggaaagggagcgTGACAGGGTGGACCGAGAACGTGATAGAGAAAGGGACCGGGAACGAGGCAGGGAGAGGGATCGCAGAGACACCAAGCGCCACAGCAGAAGCCGGAGTCGGAGCACACCTGTGCGGGACCGGGGTGGGCGCCGCTAG